A stretch of the Nerophis ophidion isolate RoL-2023_Sa linkage group LG29, RoL_Noph_v1.0, whole genome shotgun sequence genome encodes the following:
- the LOC133546042 gene encoding uncharacterized protein LOC133546042, with product MINEGPESCKDVFFNDFIDGDIFKSHPLFLKVPTALQLILYTDEIELCNPLGSRANKNKLLLIYYTLGNINAKYRSRLAAIRLLAMVKSKNLSCIDKILERINHDLIELYNGVRVDTSNGERTIYGALLSVCGDTLAQHEVAGFKEGVGFAYSKCRHCECNFEDMQNKFNEDLFVKRTMARHNRQCSDIEKASTDFLREHLKTTFGINRRSKLTEFPHFDIINQTPQDIMHVILEGVAPYEIKCVLKHLVLSGHMDLDTFNSGIIAFPYSPVDMRDKPCPISVTTLSSNDNKLKQSAGQMLVLLKILPFLIDTTGENAHTQLLLKLLEIVKILFSPIIALATLPRLKLLIEQHLRHFKQLFPDLNIIPKQHYLLHLPSQIKALGPTVGHMCMRFESKHCFFKQWAIKSSFKNICKSLVKHNQLYECSQNVHDKHPIFCNDIEIGPTSEVKNVHYIEGKIKQFLGIEQVEHVVCAQWIAQYGNKHTCGKSLVISNVFNNTP from the coding sequence ATGATCAATGAGGGGCCAGAGTCCTGcaaggatgttttttttaatgatttcattGATGGGGACATTTTTAAGTCACACCCTCTGTTTTTGAAAGTTCCCACAGCATTGCAGTTAATTTTATATACAGATGAAATTGAGCTTTGCAATCCTCTTGGTTCTCgtgcaaacaaaaacaaattgttaTTGATTTATTACACTTTAGGTAACATCAACGCTAAATACAGATCAAGACTCGCTGCCATTCGTCTGCTTGCCATGGTAAAATCTAAAAATCTTTCCTGTATTGATAAAATACTTGAGAGGATTAACCATGATTTGATCGAGCTGTATAATGGTGTTCGGGTTGATACTTCAAATGGCGAGAGGACAATTTATGGGGCACTTTTGTCTGTGTGCGGAGACACTCTTGCTCAACATGAAGTGGCTGGATTTAAGGAAGGAGTTGGGTTTGCCTACAGTAAATGTAGGCACTGTGAATGCAACTTCGAAGATATGCAAAATAAATTTAATGAAGATTTGTTTGTGAAAAGGACAATGGCAAGACATAACAGGCAATGCAGTGACATTGAAAAAGCAAGTACTGATTTCCTTAGAGAACAtctaaaaacaacatttggtataAACAGGAGAAGTAAATTAACAGAATTTCCCCACTTTGATATCATTAATCAAACACCACAGGACATCATGCATGTTATTCTCGAAGGTGTTGCCCCATATGAAATCAAATGTGTTTTGAAGCATCTTGTACTTTCCGGACATATggatttagacacatttaatagtggAATTATTGCTTTCCCTTACTCTCCTGTAGATATGAGGGACAAGCCTTGTCCCATATCTGTTACTACACTTTCATCAAATGACAATAAACTTAAACAATCAGCGGGGCAGATGCTGGTTCTGTTAAAGATTCTGCCATTTCTCATTGACACAACTGGAGAAAATGCTCACACACAATTGCTACTTAAGTTGTTGGAGATAGTTAAAATTCTGTTTTCACCTATTATTGCACTCGCAACTCTTCCTAGGCTGAAGCTTTTAATTGAGCAGCATTTAAGACATTTCAAACAGCTGTTTCCAGATTTAAATATTATACCTAAACAACATTACCTGCTGCATCTTCCCTCCCAGATTAAAGCACTTGGTCCTACTGTTGGGCATATGTGTATGCGTTTTGAGTCAAAGCATTGCTTTTTCAAGCAGTGGgctataaaaagtagttttaagaATATTTGTAAATCTCTTGTGAAGCACAACCAACTGTATGAATGTAGTCAGAATGTGCATGACAAACATCCTATTTTTTGTAATGACATTGAAATAGGCCCAACATCTGAGGTGAAAAATGTTCACTACATAGAAGGAAAGATCAAACAATTCTTAGGAATAGAGCAAGTTGAACATGTAGTGTGTGCCCAGTGGATTGCTCAATATGGAAATAAGCATACATGTGGAAAATCTTTGGTTATTTCTAATGTTTTCAATAATACCCCATAG
- the LOC133546043 gene encoding uncharacterized protein LOC133546043 gives MLQQTVQEHSGNSSINDSPMPKTLTSLKAKPAKYTTPEKVVKLSFPEYVLHTDTELEQVRKQYFELSKTGLESTCHMSKELRCRLIRNTMTSMMAILRARGDEGSDRYPSKPEITAMAKRIVQYYPMLQDKGLKNTWVTVFTQLYKRLQNVRSPQKRKKDGSHSKSSTKRRHLEHPDDTDEIDSNDSTVILDLSTEGSSSSDPSNKERGEKNPQLLLEEVTRLPSSPESNKPADSASPDAASQATLAKHYKALQALFKRKNPNYQDVSHLLDLEFAARRLFIDSDTIREEDRPEKILEAYPCFKDIGHVMDELRRILDMRNCNFISELKERWHDFCQKVLFFGVSKNMLKPPMGIDKVQQPVEILRVLPSLFPSMSGLPKKVRDLSQALVHVLEEKEDPNSYLRKRPLTCPVLIVSSSNCLLAVGNVPITTFPKDKVTEGAVYLMAYYYTLHLTYPKCVATLMSLIQTEVLLDNIHESDLTSSYKKSMAEWKAFIGQ, from the exons ATGTTGCAGCAAACTGTCCAAGAACACTCTGGAAATTCCTCGATTAATGATTCACCGATGCCAAAAACATTGACTTCTTTAAAAGCAAAGCCTGCAAAGTACACAACCCCTGAAAAAGTTGTGAAGTTATCATTCCCGGAATATGTGTTGCACACCGACACTGAACTTGAGCAAGTCCGAAAACAGTACTTCGAGTTGTCTAAAACGGGCTTAGAAAGCACCTGCCATATGTCAAAGGAACTCAGATGCAGACTCATCCGAAACACCATGACCAGTATGATGGCAATTCTGAGGGCAAGAGGGGATGAAGGATCAGACAGATACCCATCAAAACCAGAAATTACAGCAATGGCAAAAAGAATAGTACAATATTACCCAATGCTGCAGGATAAAGGCCTGAAGAATACATGG GTCACTGTGTTTACACAGCTGTACAAACGACTGCAAAATGTGAGATCTCCCCAAAAACGCAAAAAAGATGGGAGTCATTCAAAGAG CTCTACAAAGAGGCGTCATCTTGAACACCCAGATGACACTGATGAAATTGATTCAAACGACTCAACAGTGATTCTGGATCTCTCCACGGAGGGTAGTAGCAGTTCAGACCCCAGCAATAAAGAAAGAG GAGAGAAAAACCCCCAATTGCTGCTTGAAGAAGTGACCCGTCTTCCCTCCAGTCCTGAAT CTAACAAGCCTGCTGATAGTGCCAGTCCAGATGCGGCCAGTCAAGCAACCTTGGCCAAGCACTACAAGGCCCTACAGGCtttgtttaaaagaaaaaatccaAACTACCAGGATGTTTCTCATCTTCTGGATTTGGAATTTGCAGCCAGAAGATTATTCATTGACTCGGATACCATTCGTGAGGAGGACAGACCTGAAAAGATTCTCGAAGCTTATCCCTGTTTTAAGGACATTGGACAT GTGATGGACGAGCTTCGACGCATTTTGGACATGAGAAACTGCAACTTCATCAGTGAATTAAAGGAAAGATGGCATGACTTCTGCCAGAAGGTGCTGTTTTTTGGtgtgtccaaaaacatgctgAAACCACCAATGGGAATAGACAAAg TGCAACAGCCTGTCGAAATTCTGCGTGTGCTGCCATCACTGTTCCCCTCCATGTCTGGTCTGCCGAAGAAAGTCAGAGATCTAAGTCAGGCTCTGGTGCATGTCCTTGAG GAAAAGGAAGACCCCAATTCCTACTTGAGGAAGCGCCCTCTCACATGCCCGGTCCTGATTGTTAGTTCGTCCAACTGCCTTCTAGCGGTAGGAAATGTGCCGATAACTACCTTTCCCAAGGACAAGGTCACCGAGGGTGCTGTATACCTGATGGCATACTATTACACCCTACATCTTACATACCCTAAGTGTGTCGCAACTCTGATGTCACTCATACAAACAGAGGTCCTACTGGACAACATTCATGAGAGTGATCTCACATCATCGTACAAAAAAAGCATGGCTGAGTGGAAGGCTTTTATTGGCCAGTAG